One segment of Chitinispirillum alkaliphilum DNA contains the following:
- a CDS encoding Death on curing protein, Doc toxin, whose amino-acid sequence MVKKIRWSPCAAHNLEDICEFISKDSPRYASIFARGIINKIEETSQNPEIGRIVPEYGVNELRERIYGSYRIIYRLSKTSIEVVAIVHGSRLIK is encoded by the coding sequence ATGGTTAAAAAAATAAGATGGTCTCCCTGTGCGGCACATAATCTTGAGGATATTTGTGAATTTATTTCTAAAGATTCACCCCGTTATGCATCAATTTTTGCCAGAGGTATTATAAATAAAATAGAGGAAACATCACAAAATCCTGAAATAGGTCGAATCGTTCCTGAATATGGCGTTAATGAACTCAGAGAAAGAATATACGGAAGTTACAGAATTATTTACAGACTCAGTAAAACTTCCATAGAGGTTGTGGCAATAGTACATGGATCACGGCTTATCAAATGA
- a CDS encoding Cobalt-zinc-cadmium resistance protein CzcD, with protein MAWLQAVYFIFEIIIGLWTGSIAVIADALHSLSTVGGVVLSLIAAFISQKGEATPRQTFSRYRAEIIGALFNGLLLLLMAVIVVGTGIYRLISPIAPPAGPMLIAAAGAIITETIAIKLLYREQKISLNVKGAFLHVIQTFLGSFFIIVSAVVIYFTGFIRIDPILAIGFALTLFWMSIRMLKRTVSVLMENVPEELDLTQIIDKIMAVKGTKGVHHIHLWSLTSSMYVFMAHILVDDYQQGQRIQNDVHKLLKDEYNVYFSTIQIERECPDKGSAEAIDITE; from the coding sequence GTGGCGTGGCTTCAGGCTGTTTATTTTATCTTTGAAATTATTATAGGGCTTTGGACTGGTTCTATTGCTGTTATTGCCGATGCCTTACATAGTCTTTCAACCGTAGGTGGTGTTGTGTTATCTTTAATCGCCGCTTTCATCTCTCAGAAAGGGGAAGCAACACCAAGGCAAACTTTCTCCCGTTACCGTGCAGAGATAATCGGGGCGCTGTTCAATGGGCTTTTACTGCTTTTGATGGCTGTCATTGTAGTTGGGACGGGTATATATCGCTTGATTTCACCAATAGCACCACCTGCTGGCCCGATGTTGATTGCTGCTGCAGGAGCAATAATTACAGAGACTATCGCTATAAAGCTTTTATACCGGGAACAGAAGATTAGCTTAAATGTAAAGGGTGCGTTTCTGCACGTAATTCAGACGTTCTTAGGGAGCTTTTTTATTATTGTATCAGCGGTGGTAATTTACTTTACTGGTTTCATAAGAATTGACCCCATACTTGCCATAGGATTTGCTCTGACACTGTTCTGGATGTCAATCCGTATGCTTAAGAGAACCGTATCGGTATTGATGGAAAATGTGCCGGAGGAATTGGACTTAACACAGATTATCGATAAGATCATGGCTGTGAAAGGCACAAAAGGTGTTCACCATATACATCTATGGAGTCTGACCTCAAGCATGTATGTGTTTATGGCACATATTCTGGTGGATGACTATCAACAAGGGCAGCGTATTCAAAACGATGTACATAAGCTGCTTAAAGACGAATACAACGTCTATTTTTCAACTATTCAAATCGAACGGGAATGTCCTGACAAAGGTTCTGCTGAGGCAATTGATATCACAGAATAG
- a CDS encoding transposase: MKPGVYTQLYVQIVFAVKNRQCFLRNKERNEEIFRYISGTVSALKNKSIIVNGAEDHVHIFLGLHHTVSISELAGTIKKSSSSYINDRGWFYGKFSWQNGYGAFTYSRSHLERVYRYIQNQGEHHKKITFRDEYITLLEKFEIEYDEKYLFTFF; this comes from the coding sequence ATGAAACCAGGTGTTTATACACAGTTGTATGTTCAGATTGTTTTTGCGGTAAAAAACAGGCAGTGTTTTTTACGAAACAAAGAGCGCAATGAAGAAATTTTCAGGTATATCAGCGGAACTGTCAGTGCTCTTAAAAATAAATCAATTATCGTTAATGGTGCTGAGGATCATGTTCACATATTCTTAGGTTTACATCATACGGTAAGTATCTCAGAGTTAGCTGGGACAATCAAAAAAAGTTCATCATCATACATAAACGACAGAGGGTGGTTTTATGGGAAATTTTCCTGGCAGAATGGATATGGCGCGTTTACCTATAGCCGCTCTCATTTAGAAAGAGTGTATAGGTACATTCAAAACCAGGGGGAACATCATAAAAAGATAACCTTCAGGGACGAGTATATCACATTATTAGAAAAGTTTGAAATCGAATATGATGAAAAGTATTTGTTTACTTTTTTCTGA